A single uncultured Methanobrevibacter sp. DNA region contains:
- a CDS encoding DUF4040 domain-containing protein — protein sequence MSKMLSIILMIITVVSAILALIQKDLLKAAMLTGFSGGALAVLFQILLAPDVALTQAIVGAAIVPVFLALAIKKTQRDDS from the coding sequence ATGAGTAAGATGTTAAGTATTATATTAATGATTATTACAGTTGTAAGTGCGATTCTTGCTCTTATTCAAAAAGATTTGTTGAAAGCAGCAATGTTAACAGGATTTTCTGGAGGGGCTCTTGCAGTACTTTTCCAAATTTTACTAGCTCCTGATGTTGCTTTAACACAGGCTATTGTTGGTGCAGCTATTGTTCCTGTATTTTTGGCATTAGCTATTAAAAAAACACAAAGGGATGATTCATAA